The window ATTTAGATTTAGATAATTTCTTAAAACCATTAATTAAGGACTTAAGAGAATTTCAAAATATTAAATCAATCGGTAATGGTAATACGGCTTTGTCAGCTAAACAACTAGTCTATTCAATGTATTCGGAGGATAAGTTTTTAGATGCCGTTGATACTAGTATTAAAATAGATTATTTAGCTAATAGTGTTGATAAAAATACTTTGTTAATTATTTTCTCTGTAACGGCTCCGCAAAGTACATATGGCAAGCTAATAAAAAAGGCTCGCGAAAGAGGGGTACGCACTTATCTAATAACAATGAATCAAGAGAGTAAATTATTATCTCAAGTTTCGAATTCAATTGTTTTGCCATCCACGCATGTTGAACATGATGATAATACACTTCACCGAGTAGATAGTAGAGCAGTATTATACGTATTTGCTGAAATGATATCTTATTACTACGCAATCGGACTAAAATAATTTATAAAAGGATCAGTATTTTATTTTGAATACTCGTCCTTTTTATTTGTGTTTGATTGATATCAGCCATGTGAAGATCATGCCCATCTATTGTGCTGGAAGAAATAGATGTAAGTCGTGCATGAAATTGCAAGAGATTGGGCTTTTCCTACAACTTTAAAATTATACCTAAAAATATAAATGTATTAATTTTTAGGTGAGTTATACATAGCAACAATTTTTTCTAATTTTTCATTAGGAATTATCTTTAAATTTCTAATAAATTCAGTAGCTTGCTCTAA of the Lactobacillus isalae genome contains:
- a CDS encoding MurR/RpiR family transcriptional regulator, which translates into the protein MKLEDKISLYYTSLTKSEKKVYQAVTKNPQTIINNSIQKAAKDLGVSVASIQRFINKLEYSGYPEFKLALQKQEESKKQHPSTLSTHNPIIHAYIRSFHLLENLDLDNFLKPLIKDLREFQNIKSIGNGNTALSAKQLVYSMYSEDKFLDAVDTSIKIDYLANSVDKNTLLIIFSVTAPQSTYGKLIKKARERGVRTYLITMNQESKLLSQVSNSIVLPSTHVEHDDNTLHRVDSRAVLYVFAEMISYYYAIGLK